One genomic segment of Anaerolineae bacterium includes these proteins:
- a CDS encoding quinate 5-dehydrogenase produces MKRVVSISLGSSARDKRVELELMGERVLIERIGCDGDEQKARRLYRELDGQVDAFGVGGADLNVRVFDRYYPIYGARRLVADVKRTPVVDGDGVRQIVERQLAQRIEEQIGSEIQPKRVMITTSVDRFDLALSFHEAGYEATYCDLMFALGLPIPVHSLRTVRVLAALFLPLLGHLPLSMIYPTGAKQHQIVPKFGRWYQWATVIAGDFNYIRRHLPNRLDGKVVVTNTTTESDIELLHCRGVKYLVTSTPRLNGRTFGTNVMEALLTALAGKGRPLTQQELREMMRFVDITPTITRLN; encoded by the coding sequence ATGAAGCGAGTGGTAAGCATCAGCCTAGGCAGCTCGGCCAGGGACAAGCGGGTTGAGCTGGAGTTGATGGGCGAGCGGGTGCTGATCGAGCGCATCGGGTGCGATGGTGATGAGCAGAAGGCTCGCCGGCTGTATCGCGAGCTGGATGGCCAGGTAGATGCCTTTGGCGTCGGCGGCGCTGACCTAAACGTACGCGTGTTCGATCGCTACTACCCGATCTACGGGGCTCGACGGCTTGTCGCCGATGTCAAACGCACGCCGGTGGTGGACGGCGACGGCGTGCGCCAGATCGTGGAACGCCAATTGGCTCAGCGCATCGAGGAACAGATCGGCTCGGAAATCCAGCCTAAGCGGGTGATGATCACCACCTCGGTAGATCGGTTTGACCTAGCGCTCTCTTTTCACGAGGCTGGCTATGAAGCGACATATTGCGACCTTATGTTCGCGTTGGGACTGCCCATTCCAGTTCACTCGCTGCGCACCGTGCGGGTGTTGGCCGCGCTATTCTTGCCCCTGCTAGGGCATTTGCCGCTTAGCATGATCTATCCCACTGGCGCCAAGCAGCATCAGATCGTCCCTAAGTTTGGCCGATGGTATCAGTGGGCCACGGTCATCGCGGGCGATTTCAACTACATTCGGCGCCACTTGCCGAACCGATTGGATGGCAAGGTCGTAGTCACCAACACCACTACCGAGTCGGATATCGAGCTACTGCACTGTCGGGGCGTTAAGTACCTGGTCACCTCCACACCGCGCCTGAACGGGCGCACGTTTGGCACGAATGTCATGGAAGCGCTATTGACCGCGCTAGCGGGGAAGGGCCGGCCATTGACCCAGCAGGAGCTACGCGAGATGATGCGGTTTGTAGACATCACGCCCACTATCACAAGGCTCAATTGA
- a CDS encoding DUF362 domain-containing protein: MSRHPVSRQRGRSSHRRTRREFLTFAAATVCAACAPLMPGTLSTPSVAEPAPPTPSPAFITKQGAPPRAQVALIRTTDRAEGTRRALSLLSIQPPSGVPTLLKPNFNSADPTPGSTHLDVLRTLVRWLQDNGVDAITVADRSGMGNTRRVMEQKGIFALGQELGFKVQVLDELPADGWELVQLPDGHWRNGFPIARLARETPYIVQTCCLKTHRYGGHFTLSLKNSVGLVAKIVPGQSYNYMNELHNSPYQRLMIAEINAAYVPNVIVLDGVEAFVRGGPERGELVQAGVILASTDRIAIDAVGVAILRSFGTTPEVSRGPIFEQEQIARAVELGIGVTKPEQIEIVSDDKEGRAFVAQIQELLVAE, from the coding sequence ATGAGCCGTCATCCGGTATCTCGCCAGCGGGGTAGATCATCGCATCGCCGCACCCGCCGTGAGTTTCTAACCTTCGCAGCCGCAACCGTTTGCGCGGCTTGTGCCCCCCTCATGCCAGGGACGTTGTCCACCCCATCGGTCGCTGAGCCCGCTCCACCAACCCCATCGCCTGCCTTTATTACAAAACAGGGGGCGCCGCCGAGGGCTCAAGTCGCCCTCATTCGCACAACGGATCGCGCAGAAGGCACGAGACGCGCGCTGTCGCTGTTGAGCATTCAACCTCCCTCCGGAGTCCCAACCCTCCTCAAGCCCAACTTCAATAGCGCTGACCCTACGCCTGGCTCGACGCATCTCGATGTGTTGCGCACGCTGGTAAGATGGCTTCAGGATAATGGTGTTGATGCCATCACTGTGGCGGACCGCAGCGGCATGGGAAATACTCGCCGGGTTATGGAGCAAAAGGGGATCTTCGCGTTGGGGCAGGAGTTAGGCTTCAAGGTTCAGGTCCTGGATGAATTGCCCGCCGATGGCTGGGAGCTCGTTCAGCTCCCTGATGGCCACTGGCGAAATGGGTTCCCCATCGCTCGTTTGGCCCGCGAAACTCCATATATCGTTCAGACTTGCTGCCTCAAGACCCACCGCTATGGTGGGCATTTCACCCTCTCGCTGAAGAACTCAGTGGGGTTGGTGGCTAAAATCGTGCCTGGTCAAAGCTATAATTACATGAATGAGCTACACAATTCACCTTATCAGCGTTTGATGATCGCTGAGATCAACGCCGCCTATGTTCCTAACGTGATCGTCCTCGACGGAGTAGAGGCGTTTGTGAGAGGAGGGCCCGAACGCGGGGAGCTAGTACAGGCTGGTGTAATCCTCGCCAGCACGGATCGCATCGCCATAGATGCCGTTGGCGTGGCCATCTTACGTAGCTTCGGTACTACGCCCGAGGTGAGCCGTGGCCCCATTTTTGAGCAAGAGCAAATTGCGCGCGCCGTTGAACTAGGTATTGGCGTGACTAAACCAGAGCAGATCGAAATCGTCTCAGACGACAAAGAGGGGCGAGCGTTCGTCGCGCAGATCCAAGAACTTCTAGTCGCTGAATGA